One segment of Streptomyces sp. NA02950 DNA contains the following:
- a CDS encoding MDR family MFS transporter, with protein MLALMITMLLAMLDNMIVGTAMPTIVGDLGGLNHLSWVVTAYTLATAASTPIWGKLGDMYGRKGIFLTSIVIFLVGSVLSGLAQSMGQLIGFRALQGLGAGGLVVGVMAIIGDLVPPRERGKYQGMMAAVMGVAMIGGPLAGGTLTDHLGWRWIFYINVPLGAIALTAVTAVLHLPKKRTEARIDYTGAGLLTVGITALVLITTWGGTEYDWASAQILGLGALAVAALVAFLYVERRAAEPVLPLHIFRSRNFSVITFVGFLVGFVMFGALTFLPLYQQTVQGASATNSGLLLLPMLLTMLLVSLVVGRITTDTGKYRMFPIVGGVLLTAGMVLLGTMDTGTSRLTTGVHMAVLGAGMGFLMQLTMLIAQNSVEMKDMGVGSSSATLFRTLGGSFGVAILGALFTHQVHDTMVERAGNKGKAITSGGAQLEPSQLGKLPPAVRDAYAHAVSDGTHQVFLWGSLAAVGAFVASWFIKELPLRGAEPKPADGPAPADAAPVAETV; from the coding sequence ATGCTGGCACTGATGATCACGATGCTGCTCGCGATGCTCGACAACATGATCGTCGGCACCGCGATGCCCACGATCGTGGGAGACCTCGGCGGGCTCAACCACCTCTCCTGGGTGGTCACGGCCTATACGCTCGCGACCGCCGCCTCGACCCCCATCTGGGGCAAGCTCGGCGACATGTACGGCCGCAAGGGCATCTTCCTCACCTCGATCGTGATCTTCCTGGTGGGTTCGGTCCTCTCCGGCCTGGCCCAGTCCATGGGGCAGCTGATCGGCTTCCGGGCGCTCCAGGGCCTGGGCGCCGGTGGTCTGGTGGTCGGAGTGATGGCGATCATCGGTGATCTGGTGCCGCCGCGGGAGCGCGGCAAGTACCAGGGGATGATGGCCGCCGTGATGGGCGTCGCCATGATCGGCGGCCCGCTGGCCGGCGGTACCCTCACCGACCACCTCGGCTGGCGCTGGATCTTCTACATCAACGTGCCGCTCGGCGCGATCGCCCTGACCGCCGTCACCGCGGTGCTGCACCTGCCGAAGAAGCGGACCGAGGCGCGGATCGACTACACCGGCGCCGGACTGCTGACCGTCGGGATCACCGCGCTGGTGCTCATCACCACCTGGGGCGGCACCGAGTACGACTGGGCCTCGGCCCAGATCCTCGGACTCGGCGCGCTCGCCGTCGCCGCCCTCGTCGCCTTCCTGTACGTCGAGCGGCGGGCGGCCGAACCGGTGCTTCCGCTGCACATCTTCCGCAGCCGCAACTTCTCGGTCATCACCTTCGTCGGCTTCCTGGTCGGCTTCGTGATGTTCGGCGCGCTCACCTTCCTGCCGCTGTACCAGCAGACCGTGCAGGGTGCCTCAGCCACCAACTCCGGGCTGCTGCTGCTCCCGATGCTGCTGACCATGCTGCTGGTCTCGCTGGTCGTGGGCCGGATCACCACCGACACCGGCAAGTACCGGATGTTCCCGATCGTGGGCGGGGTGCTGCTCACCGCCGGAATGGTGCTGCTGGGCACGATGGACACCGGCACCAGCCGGCTGACCACCGGTGTCCACATGGCGGTGCTCGGCGCGGGCATGGGCTTCCTGATGCAGCTCACCATGCTGATCGCGCAGAACAGCGTGGAGATGAAGGACATGGGCGTCGGCTCCTCCTCGGCCACGCTCTTCCGCACCCTCGGCGGCTCCTTCGGTGTCGCGATCCTCGGCGCCCTCTTCACCCACCAGGTCCACGACACCATGGTCGAACGGGCCGGGAACAAGGGGAAGGCGATCACCTCCGGCGGCGCCCAGCTGGAGCCGTCCCAGCTCGGCAAGCTGCCCCCGGCGGTCAGGGACGCCTATGCCCACGCCGTCTCCGACGGCACCCACCAGGTCTTCCTGTGGGGTTCGCTGGCCGCCGTGGGCGCCTTCGTGGCCTCCTGGTTCATCAAGGAGCTGCCGCTGCGCGGCGCGGAGCCCAAGCCGGCGGACGGCCCCGCCCCGGCCGACGCCGCGCCGGTGGCCGAGACCGTCTGA
- a CDS encoding TetR/AcrR family transcriptional regulator, which translates to MGSTARGGEPKARRGDTRQRIQDVALELFAERGYEKTSLREIAEHLEVTKAALYYHFKTKEDILLSLFQDLGQPLDELIAWGAEQPRTLETKQELLRRYSAALTNAAPLFRFMQENQATVRELSIGQIFKDRMFAVSDLIRESDAPLSDQVRCVTALFSMHAALFALHTIEGDPEDKRKAALEVALDLLAQAHMGQ; encoded by the coding sequence ATGGGCAGCACAGCGCGCGGAGGCGAGCCGAAGGCGCGCCGGGGCGACACCCGCCAGCGCATTCAGGACGTCGCCCTGGAACTCTTCGCCGAGCGCGGTTACGAAAAGACCTCACTGCGGGAGATCGCCGAGCATCTGGAGGTCACCAAGGCCGCGCTCTACTACCACTTCAAGACCAAGGAGGACATCCTCCTCAGCCTCTTCCAGGACCTGGGGCAGCCGCTGGACGAGCTGATCGCCTGGGGCGCGGAGCAGCCCCGCACCCTGGAGACCAAGCAGGAGCTGCTGCGCCGCTACAGCGCCGCCCTGACCAATGCCGCCCCGCTGTTCCGCTTCATGCAGGAGAACCAGGCGACGGTGCGCGAGCTGAGCATCGGCCAGATCTTCAAGGACCGGATGTTCGCCGTGTCCGATCTGATCCGGGAGAGCGACGCACCCCTGTCGGACCAGGTCCGCTGTGTGACGGCGCTCTTCAGCATGCACGCCGCGCTGTTCGCGCTCCACACGATCGAGGGCGACCCCGAGGACAAGCGCAAGGCTGCCCTCGAAGTCGCCCTCGACCTGCTGGCTCAGGCCCACATGGGTCAGTAG
- a CDS encoding M23 family metallopeptidase: MSPRAIFSRSSLRSVRRARVAVVAAGVGASVALGAGVALAAEATKSTDTLTVASAGSLGNSVKAQAAAVEKAVIAEKAAAAKAAKIAAAKAAAAKAAEDAWVTPVAKYTLGAPFGRAGNLWTNKHSGQDFVVPTGTSVRAVHDGVVVKAGPNGGGDGPAYGNAIVIKHDDGSYTQYAHLSEIRAWIGETVKTGEEIALSGSTGNSTGPHLHFEGRSTPDYGSAYDTGRYMKDRGIRY; this comes from the coding sequence ATGTCGCCGCGTGCCATATTCAGCCGCTCTTCCCTCCGCTCCGTCCGGCGCGCCCGCGTCGCCGTCGTCGCCGCGGGCGTGGGCGCCTCGGTCGCGCTCGGTGCCGGGGTGGCGCTCGCCGCCGAAGCCACGAAGAGCACCGACACCCTGACGGTCGCCTCCGCCGGTTCCCTCGGCAACTCGGTAAAGGCCCAGGCCGCCGCCGTGGAGAAGGCCGTCATCGCCGAGAAGGCGGCGGCCGCGAAGGCCGCGAAGATCGCCGCGGCAAAGGCCGCGGCTGCCAAGGCCGCCGAGGACGCGTGGGTGACCCCGGTCGCCAAGTACACGCTCGGCGCCCCGTTCGGCCGCGCGGGCAACCTGTGGACGAACAAGCACAGCGGCCAGGACTTCGTCGTGCCGACCGGCACCTCGGTGCGCGCCGTCCACGACGGTGTGGTCGTCAAGGCGGGCCCCAACGGCGGTGGCGACGGTCCGGCCTACGGCAACGCCATCGTGATCAAGCACGATGACGGCAGCTACACCCAGTACGCGCACCTGTCGGAGATCCGGGCCTGGATCGGCGAGACCGTGAAGACCGGCGAGGAGATCGCCCTGTCCGGCTCCACCGGCAACTCCACCGGTCCGCACCTGCACTTCGAGGGCCGCAGCACTCCCGACTACGGTTCGGCCTACGACACCGGCCGGTACATGAAGGACCGCGGGATCCGCTACTGA
- a CDS encoding RNA-binding protein, translating to MSKRLHVGNLSYQVTKDDLATVFGQIGEVLDATVITDRESGRSRGFGFVEMEDMAAEKAMAQLDGQVMNGRAVTVTEARAVPRGGR from the coding sequence ATGTCGAAGCGACTGCATGTGGGCAACCTGAGCTACCAGGTGACGAAGGATGACCTGGCGACCGTGTTCGGGCAGATCGGCGAGGTGCTGGACGCCACCGTCATCACCGACCGGGAGAGCGGCCGTTCCCGCGGGTTCGGGTTCGTGGAGATGGAGGACATGGCCGCCGAAAAGGCGATGGCCCAACTCGACGGGCAGGTGATGAACGGGCGGGCGGTGACGGTGACCGAGGCGCGCGCCGTCCCGCGCGGCGGCCGCTGA
- a CDS encoding DUF2993 domain-containing protein: MRSPTRISPPRPRNSHTDVTSTDPNDTAYPAAYDTSYDGVHDPPQTGSYDPAPGTAHSGPGPAAYSNPYEELAELADPYDPDDPLGLGLKADDEDDPDGESADDEPWSPPNHRRRSRRGRSRFAAVPIAAKLVIGALVATALLLLADRCAVMYAEKKAEEQLQKKMSLATAPNVTIHGFPFLTQVWDKRLDEVDVTVPDVAANRVSLAEVSAKARDIRLTGDLPSSIHGAVAGQMKGDVLLAFEDLNRELGASQLRFRATGPESVRADGKLPVAGQEVTMHAMARIRRDGDRGISTSVSGMRLDMPGVATYRPGRHEGLRLHRKTAERISRDAEKAKALLTVGSVARQLGVEPESAGRSVPGGDERVDRITTSPKFVPALMKVNFVDLVAEHPQLVKRLGINPAVASALTKLKVPELSEKLSLSFQLPKKAKGVHIQNIRVRPDGIVADLVGTELHLGKTR, translated from the coding sequence ATGCGATCCCCCACACGCATATCTCCACCCCGTCCGCGAAACTCTCACACCGATGTAACCAGCACGGATCCGAACGACACGGCGTACCCCGCCGCGTACGACACCTCGTACGACGGCGTGCACGACCCGCCGCAGACAGGCTCGTACGACCCGGCCCCCGGCACTGCGCACAGCGGCCCCGGCCCCGCCGCGTACTCCAACCCGTATGAGGAACTGGCCGAGTTGGCCGATCCGTACGACCCGGACGACCCGCTCGGTCTCGGGCTCAAGGCGGATGACGAGGACGACCCCGACGGCGAGAGCGCCGACGACGAGCCGTGGTCGCCGCCCAACCACCGCCGCCGCTCCCGGCGCGGGCGCAGCCGCTTCGCGGCCGTGCCGATCGCCGCCAAGCTGGTCATCGGCGCCCTGGTGGCCACCGCGCTGCTGCTGCTGGCCGACCGCTGTGCCGTGATGTACGCGGAGAAGAAGGCCGAGGAACAGCTCCAGAAGAAGATGAGCCTGGCCACCGCACCGAATGTGACGATCCATGGATTCCCGTTCCTCACCCAGGTGTGGGACAAGCGCCTGGACGAGGTCGATGTCACGGTGCCCGATGTGGCGGCCAACCGGGTCTCGCTCGCCGAAGTGAGCGCCAAGGCCAGGGACATCCGGCTCACCGGCGATCTGCCCAGCTCCATCCACGGCGCCGTGGCGGGCCAGATGAAGGGCGATGTGCTGCTGGCGTTCGAGGACCTCAACCGCGAACTGGGCGCGTCCCAGCTGCGGTTCAGGGCGACCGGCCCCGAGTCGGTGCGCGCCGACGGCAAACTGCCGGTCGCCGGGCAGGAGGTGACGATGCACGCCATGGCGCGGATCCGACGCGACGGGGACCGGGGAATCTCCACCAGTGTCAGCGGGATGCGGCTGGACATGCCCGGAGTCGCCACCTACCGGCCCGGCCGTCACGAGGGACTGCGGCTGCACCGCAAGACCGCGGAGCGGATCAGCCGGGACGCCGAGAAGGCCAAAGCGCTGCTGACCGTGGGATCGGTGGCGCGGCAGCTCGGGGTGGAGCCGGAGTCCGCGGGCCGGTCGGTGCCGGGTGGTGACGAGCGGGTGGACCGGATCACCACGTCCCCGAAGTTCGTCCCGGCGCTCATGAAGGTCAACTTCGTCGACCTGGTGGCCGAACACCCCCAGCTGGTCAAGAGGCTGGGGATCAACCCGGCGGTGGCCTCCGCGCTGACCAAGCTGAAGGTGCCGGAGCTGTCGGAGAAGCTGTCGCTCTCGTTCCAGCTGCCGAAGAAGGCCAAGGGCGTCCACATCCAGAACATCCGGGTGCGGCCGGACGGCATCGTGGCCGACCTGGTCGGCACCGAACTGCATCTGGGCAAGACCCGCTGA
- a CDS encoding HAMP domain-containing sensor histidine kinase, translating into MTRRGPLRSRLPLRSRLALLTAVAVAVAVAVSAFACWFVTREQLTSALDNKLHDVSGVYVRDLVEAQNTCSPQSQPGAGSRPGASDVQLVLPDGDRCVARGSRAVKVTGDDIAVARGRLNDVTHDSTAADGTRMRVYTFVTSPQDGIPSMAVSVSRPLNEVTEPLNTLALVMLVVAGVGVLGAGVAGLWIARTGLRPVDRLAEAVGHVARTEDLAVRIPAHGDDEIARLSRSFNSMAAALASSRDRQQQLIADAGHELRTPLTSLRTNVELLVRSEQTGRALPPADRDALMASVKAQVTELAALIGDLQELARPDALPGSGPLQVVALHEVAMTAVERARLRGVGLTVDAALDPWYVRGEPAALERALVNLLDNAVKFSPSGGVVDVALRRGELTVRDRGPGIAKDELPHVFERFWRSPSARSLPGSGLGLSIVARAVQRSGGEVGLRPAEGGGTVAWVRLPGAPTAPPGEAGPVGPVGWD; encoded by the coding sequence GTGACCAGGCGCGGTCCGCTGCGCTCGCGGCTGCCGCTGCGCTCCCGGCTGGCGCTGCTGACCGCGGTCGCGGTGGCAGTCGCGGTGGCGGTGTCCGCGTTCGCCTGCTGGTTCGTCACCCGGGAGCAGCTGACGAGCGCACTGGACAACAAGCTCCACGATGTCTCCGGGGTCTATGTCCGCGATCTGGTGGAGGCGCAGAACACCTGCTCGCCCCAGTCCCAGCCGGGCGCCGGATCCCGGCCCGGCGCCTCCGATGTGCAGCTGGTGCTGCCCGACGGCGACCGGTGCGTCGCCCGCGGCTCCCGGGCGGTCAAGGTGACCGGGGACGACATCGCCGTGGCCCGGGGGCGGCTGAACGACGTCACCCACGACAGCACGGCGGCGGACGGCACCCGGATGCGGGTGTACACCTTCGTCACCTCCCCGCAGGACGGCATCCCCTCGATGGCCGTCTCCGTCTCCCGCCCCCTGAACGAGGTCACCGAACCGCTGAACACCCTCGCCCTGGTGATGCTGGTGGTCGCGGGCGTCGGGGTGCTCGGCGCCGGGGTGGCGGGCCTGTGGATCGCACGGACCGGGCTCAGACCGGTGGACCGGCTGGCCGAGGCGGTCGGGCATGTGGCCCGCACCGAGGACCTGGCCGTACGGATCCCCGCCCACGGCGACGACGAGATCGCCCGGCTGTCCCGGTCCTTCAACTCCATGGCGGCCGCCCTCGCTTCCTCCCGCGACCGTCAGCAGCAGCTGATCGCGGACGCCGGTCACGAGCTGCGCACCCCGCTCACCTCGCTGCGCACCAATGTGGAGCTGCTGGTGCGCAGCGAGCAGACCGGCCGCGCACTGCCGCCCGCCGACCGCGACGCGCTGATGGCCAGCGTCAAGGCCCAGGTGACCGAACTGGCCGCGCTGATCGGCGATCTCCAGGAGCTGGCCCGGCCGGACGCGCTGCCCGGCAGCGGGCCGCTCCAGGTGGTCGCCCTGCACGAGGTGGCGATGACCGCGGTGGAGCGGGCGCGGCTGCGTGGTGTGGGACTGACCGTCGACGCCGCGCTGGACCCCTGGTACGTCCGCGGGGAACCGGCGGCCCTGGAACGGGCGCTGGTCAACCTGCTCGACAACGCCGTGAAGTTCAGCCCTTCGGGTGGTGTGGTCGATGTCGCGCTCAGAAGGGGAGAGCTGACGGTGCGGGACCGTGGGCCCGGTATCGCGAAGGATGAACTGCCGCATGTCTTCGAGCGGTTCTGGCGCTCCCCGTCCGCCCGCAGCCTCCCCGGCTCCGGGCTGGGGCTGTCGATCGTGGCCCGCGCCGTCCAGCGGTCCGGCGGCGAGGTGGGTCTGCGGCCCGCGGAGGGCGGCGGCACCGTCGCCTGGGTCCGGCTCCCGGGCGCGCCCACGGCCCCGCCCGGGGAGGCGGGGCCGGTGGGGCCGGTGGGCTGGGACTGA
- a CDS encoding response regulator transcription factor, giving the protein MTPADHGEQSARILIVDDEPAVREALRRSLVFEGYTTETAVDGLDALEKAGSWGPELIVLDVLMPRMDGLTAARRLRATGVTVPVLMLTARDTVGDRVTGLDAGADDYLVKPFELDELLARIRALLRRSSYAAAAHEAVAEDDVLTFGDLRMDLATREVKRGARRVELTRTEFTLLEMFLAHPRQVLTREQILKAVWGFDFEPSSNSLDVYVMYLRRKTEAGGEPRLVHTVRGVGYVLRPADGDPS; this is encoded by the coding sequence ATGACCCCCGCCGACCACGGCGAGCAGTCCGCCCGCATCCTGATCGTCGACGACGAGCCGGCCGTCCGCGAAGCCCTGCGGCGCAGCCTGGTCTTCGAGGGCTATACGACCGAGACCGCCGTCGACGGTCTGGACGCGCTGGAGAAGGCCGGCAGCTGGGGCCCCGAGCTGATCGTGCTCGATGTGCTGATGCCCCGCATGGACGGGCTGACCGCCGCCCGGCGGCTGCGCGCGACCGGAGTGACCGTACCGGTACTGATGCTCACTGCCCGGGACACCGTCGGCGACCGGGTCACCGGGCTGGACGCGGGCGCCGACGACTACCTGGTCAAACCCTTCGAACTCGATGAGCTGCTGGCCCGTATCCGCGCCCTGCTGCGCCGCAGCTCCTACGCCGCCGCCGCGCACGAGGCGGTCGCCGAGGACGACGTGCTCACCTTCGGCGATCTGCGGATGGACCTGGCGACCCGCGAGGTGAAGCGCGGCGCGCGCCGGGTGGAGCTGACCCGGACCGAGTTCACCCTGCTGGAGATGTTCCTCGCCCATCCCCGCCAGGTGCTCACCCGGGAGCAGATCCTCAAGGCGGTGTGGGGCTTCGACTTCGAGCCCTCGTCCAACTCGCTCGATGTGTACGTCATGTATCTGCGCCGCAAGACGGAGGCGGGCGGGGAACCGCGGCTGGTGCACACCGTCCGCGGAGTGGGCTACGTCCTGCGGCCGGCGGACGGCGATCCCTCGTGA
- a CDS encoding S1C family serine protease yields MTDSTRHSRDDEPQPFSYGGTPGHPAPAPPPYQPQQPVITPSGATVWPGGSGGAGGGADTAAFADGPRPGGRRGRRRAPRSMALIAAVAAVSALVGGGASALAVRAMDKPGTEISTPVVNADSRSDSGVAAVATAVSPSIVEISASSANGKATGSGVVLTRDGEIITNNHVISGAASIKVSFHDGSTRSASVVGTDSGKDLALIKVKGASGLKPATLGDSSRVQVGDQVVAIGSPEGLTGTVTSGIVSALDRKVTVSTGEDQGQGRDGGRWPFEFGGGQYNGDVGPSTTSYKAIQTDASLNPGNSGGALINMKGQVIGINSAMYSTASGGSGGSGSQGSVGLGFSIPVNTLKADLDTLRDGGTRS; encoded by the coding sequence ATGACGGACAGCACGCGGCACAGCCGCGATGACGAGCCTCAGCCCTTCTCCTACGGCGGTACGCCCGGCCACCCGGCGCCGGCGCCGCCTCCGTACCAGCCCCAGCAGCCGGTCATCACCCCCTCCGGGGCCACCGTGTGGCCGGGCGGGTCGGGTGGTGCGGGCGGCGGTGCGGACACCGCCGCCTTCGCGGACGGGCCGCGGCCCGGCGGCCGCCGCGGCAGGCGGCGCGCGCCGCGCTCCATGGCGCTGATCGCGGCGGTGGCGGCGGTCTCCGCGCTGGTCGGCGGCGGGGCGTCGGCCCTGGCCGTACGGGCCATGGACAAGCCCGGTACCGAAATCTCCACCCCGGTCGTCAACGCCGACTCCCGCAGCGACAGCGGGGTCGCGGCGGTGGCGACGGCGGTGAGCCCGAGCATCGTCGAGATCAGCGCCTCCTCGGCGAACGGCAAGGCCACCGGCTCCGGAGTGGTCCTCACCCGCGACGGCGAGATCATCACCAACAACCATGTGATCTCCGGCGCCGCCTCGATCAAGGTGTCCTTCCACGACGGCAGCACCCGGAGCGCGTCGGTCGTCGGCACCGACAGCGGCAAGGACCTCGCGCTGATCAAGGTGAAGGGCGCGAGCGGACTCAAGCCCGCGACCCTCGGCGACTCCAGCCGGGTCCAGGTGGGCGACCAGGTGGTGGCCATCGGCTCCCCCGAGGGGCTGACCGGCACCGTCACCAGCGGGATCGTCTCCGCGCTCGACCGCAAGGTCACCGTCTCCACGGGCGAGGACCAGGGGCAGGGGCGGGACGGCGGGCGGTGGCCCTTCGAGTTCGGCGGCGGCCAGTACAACGGCGACGTCGGACCCTCCACCACGTCCTACAAGGCCATCCAGACCGATGCCTCGCTCAACCCCGGCAACTCCGGCGGTGCCCTGATCAATATGAAGGGCCAGGTCATCGGCATCAACTCGGCCATGTACTCCACGGCTTCCGGCGGCTCCGGCGGCTCCGGCAGCCAGGGCAGCGTCGGCCTCGGCTTCTCCATCCCGGTCAACACCCTCAAGGCCGATCTGGACACCCTGCGCGACGGCGGCACCCGCTCCTGA
- a CDS encoding LacI family DNA-binding transcriptional regulator, producing the protein MAKVTRDDVARLAGTSTAVVSYVINNGPRPVAPATRERVLAAIKELGYRPDRVAQAMASRRTDLIGLIVPDARQPFFAEMAHAVEQAAAERGKMVLVGNSDYLDDREVHYLRAFLGMRVSGLILISQGPSENAAAEIEAWDARVVLLHERPEAIDDVAVVLDDVGGAQLAVRHLLEHGHEYVACLGGTEITPTVGDPVTDHVEGWRRAMKEAGRSTEGRLFQAPYNRYDAYQVALGLLAGPDRPPAIFCATDDQAFGVLRAARELRIDVPGQLAVAGFDDVKEAGLTDPPLTTVGSDRPAMARAAVDLVLDDGVRNGSRRERVKQFPSALVVRRSCGCG; encoded by the coding sequence GTGGCCAAGGTGACGCGGGATGATGTGGCAAGACTGGCGGGGACCTCGACCGCGGTCGTCAGCTACGTCATCAATAACGGACCAAGGCCGGTCGCCCCGGCCACGCGCGAGCGGGTGCTTGCCGCGATCAAGGAGCTCGGCTACCGGCCGGACCGCGTCGCGCAGGCGATGGCGAGCCGGCGGACCGACCTGATAGGGCTGATCGTCCCGGACGCCCGGCAGCCGTTCTTCGCGGAGATGGCGCACGCCGTCGAGCAGGCGGCCGCCGAGCGCGGAAAGATGGTGCTCGTCGGCAACTCCGACTACCTCGACGACCGCGAAGTGCACTATCTGCGCGCCTTCCTGGGGATGCGGGTGTCCGGGCTGATCCTCATCAGCCAGGGCCCCAGCGAGAACGCCGCCGCCGAGATCGAGGCGTGGGACGCCCGGGTGGTGCTGCTCCACGAGCGCCCCGAGGCGATCGACGACGTGGCCGTGGTGCTGGACGACGTCGGCGGTGCCCAACTGGCCGTACGTCATCTGCTGGAACACGGCCATGAGTACGTGGCCTGCCTCGGCGGCACCGAGATAACCCCCACCGTCGGCGACCCGGTGACCGACCACGTCGAGGGCTGGCGCCGGGCCATGAAGGAGGCCGGGCGGTCCACCGAAGGACGGCTCTTCCAGGCCCCGTACAACCGCTACGACGCCTATCAGGTCGCCCTCGGGCTGCTCGCCGGTCCCGACCGGCCCCCGGCCATCTTCTGCGCCACCGACGACCAGGCGTTCGGTGTCCTGCGGGCGGCGCGTGAACTGCGCATCGACGTCCCCGGACAGCTGGCGGTCGCGGGCTTCGACGATGTGAAGGAAGCCGGGCTCACCGATCCGCCGCTGACCACGGTCGGCTCCGACCGCCCGGCGATGGCGCGGGCCGCGGTGGACCTGGTGCTGGACGACGGCGTACGGAACGGCTCGCGCCGCGAGCGGGTCAAGCAGTTCCCGTCGGCGCTGGTGGTCCGGCGCTCCTGCGGCTGCGGCTGA